One region of Oryza sativa Japonica Group chromosome 5, ASM3414082v1 genomic DNA includes:
- the LOC4339275 gene encoding single-stranded DNA-binding protein, mitochondrial, whose protein sequence is MNSLSNGLLKGLRRVLEQQRKPIDFYRKSQAWSSTVSFSDIDEKSEMGGDDDYTDSRRELEPQSVDPKKGWGFRGVHRAIICGKVGQVPVQKILRNGRTVTVFTVGTGGMFDQRVVGDADLPKPAQWHRIAIHNDQLGAFAVQKLVKNSAVYVEGDIETRVYNDSINDQVKNIPEICLRRDGKIRLIKSGESAASISLDELREGLF, encoded by the exons ATGAATTCTCTCAGCAATGGATTACTGAAGGGCTTGAGGAGGGTCTTAGAACAGCAGAGAAAACCAATTG ATTTCTACAGAAAATCTCAAGCTTGGAGTTCTACTGTTTCCTTTTCTGATATTGATGAGAAGAGTGAAATGGGAGGTGATGATGATTATACAGATTCAAGACGAGAGTTAGAACCCCAAAGCGTAGACCCCAAGAAGGGCTGGGGATTCCGTGGTGTTCACAGG GCTATAATATGCGGAAAAGTCGGACAGGTTCCTGTGCAGAAAATTTTAAGGAATGGTCGTACAGTGACTGTTTTTACAGTTGGAACTGGTGGCATGTTTGACCAGAGGGTAGTAGGGGATGCAGATCTGCCAAAGCCAGCTCAGTGGCATCGGATAGCCATTCATAATGACCAGCTAGGTGCTTTTGCTGTCCAGAAGCTGGTGAAGAA TTCTGCAGTTTATGTTGAGGGTGATATTGAAACCAGAGTATACAATGACAGCATTAATGATCAAGTGAAAAATATACCAGAGATTTGTCTTCGACGCGATG GTAAGATTCGGCTGATTAAATCTGGCGAGAGTGCTGCTAGCATTTCATTAGATGAGCTAA GAGAAGGATTGTTCTAG
- the LOC4339276 gene encoding uncharacterized protein — protein MGEEAKYLETARAERSVWLMKCPPVVSHAWQGAVSSSDAAGSNPNPVVAKVVLSLDLLRSEEPSLQFKMEMAQTNTGNTPKSYSLNMSKDFVPMCVFSESNQGKLSCEGKVEHKFDMKPHSDNLVNYGKLCRERTQKSMIKTRKVQVIEDHRMSLIPLPGMVGLIPSGSKEKKKQTPTKPSDAKRIRRDRRELENIIFKLFERQPNWALKALVQETDQPEQFLKEILNDLCFYNKRGPNQGTHELKPEYKKSTGDTDAS, from the exons ATGGGCGAGGAGGCCAAGTACCTCGAGACGGCGCGGGCCGAGCGCTCCGTGTGGCTGATGAAGTGCCCCCCGGTCGTCTCGCACGCCTGGCAGGGCGCCGTGTCCtcctccgacgccgccggctCCAACCCTAACCCCGTCGTCGCCAAGGTCGTCCTCTCCCTTGACCTCCTCCGCTCCGAGGAGCCCTCCCTCCAG TTCAAGATGGAGATGGCTCAAACTAACACTGGCAATACACCAAAGAGTTACTCCTTGAATATGTCCAAGGATTTTGTACCAATGTGTGTTTTCTCTGAGTCTAACCAAG GGAAACTTTCATGTGAAGGAAAAGTCGAGCATAAATTTGACATGAAGCCTCACAGTGATAATTTGGTGAACTATGGAAAGTTATGCCGTGAAAGGACACAAAAGTCCATGATCAAAACTAGAAAAGTGCAG GTAATTGAGGATCACAGAATGAGCCTGATACCGTTGCCTGGCATGGTTGGTCTCATACCTTCTGGTTCTAAG gagaagaagaagcaaacaCCAACCAAACCATCTGATGCAAAAAGAATACGTAGGGATCGCAGGGAACTGGAAAATATTATATTCAAGCTTTTTGAAAGACAGCCCAATTGGGCACTAAAGGCGCTGGTGCAAGAAACTGACCAGCCAGAG CAATTCCTGAAGGAGATTCTGAATGATCTGTGTTTTTACAACAAACGAGGACCAAACCAGGGAACGCATGAGCTCAAGCCTGAGTACAAGAAATCTACAGGGGACACTGATGCTTCTTGA
- the LOC4339277 gene encoding protein LURP-one-related 5 yields the protein MAQQQRMVIVGEEHCGGGEDRELTVRKTTLFCPGDGLEAYDHGTGTLAFRVETYGRGGVCGGGAAAGDLALLGPEGEPVLTVRRRRPSLHHRWDGFLGDGAASGQKPLFSARRSSILGVGSGAAAVLVDLLAPGAAGEFRVDGSFPRRCCRVVAVKAAAPAGGGGEEEEEEVVVAEVRRKVDEDAHVVMGRDVFVLWLRAGFDAAFAMGIVLVLDRITGDELNGDLSEDLAVASSPV from the coding sequence ATGGCGCAGCAGCAGAGGATGGTGATAGTGGGGGAGGAGcactgcggcggcggggaggacaGGGAGCTGACGGTGAGGAAGACGACGCTGTTCTGCCCCGGCGACGGGCTGGAGGCGTACGACCACGGGACGGGGACGCTGGCGTTCAGGGTGGAGACGTACGGGCGCGGCGGggtgtgcggcggcggcgcggcggcgggggacctGGCGCTGCTCGGCCCCGAGGGGGAGCCCGTGCTCAccgtccggcgccgccgccccagccTGCACCACCGCTGGGACGGGTTCCTCGGGGACGGCGCCGCCTCGGGGCAGAAGCCGCTCTTCTCCGCCCGCCGCTCGTCCATCCTCGGCGTCGGctcaggcgccgccgccgtcctcgtcgacctcctcgcccccggcgccgccggcgagttcCGCGTCGACGGGTCCTTcccgcgccgctgctgccgcgtgGTGGCCGTCAAGGCCGCtgcccccgccggcggcggcggggaggaggaggaggaggaggtggtggtggcggaggtcCGGAGGAAGGTGGACGAGGACGCGCACGTGGTGATGGGGCGCGACGTGTTCGTGCTGTGGTTGCGCGCCGGGTTCGACGCCGCGTTCGCCATGGGGATCGTGCTCGTTCTCGACCGGATCACCGGCGACGAGCTCAACGGCGACCTGAGCGaggacctcgccgtcgccagttCGCCGGTGTAA
- the LOC4339278 gene encoding outer envelope protein 39, chloroplastic — protein sequence MGAQQSVNAGKAKVDVHVDLTHMLCEALLLPPMRNSGATFSQIVGRISLKHPSLFGRSEKLDVILDKGINESNAVIAFRRPRPEWLSQQSFVIQHTMTPEIAVHGFPADNFTRSGSRGINLSRLSLGVELNEPSTSNWTSGTSVKFEHIRPVNNEGRSIARDHDGFPLTCSGNLHDNMIILKQESGYADVNDNSFLKVNLQMEQGLPLVPKSLTFNRVKCAVSKGMKLGPTFLVTSLTGGSIVGDMAPYQAFAIGGLGSVRGYGEGAVGAGRLCLIANCEYTVPLAKHLEGSIFMDCGSDLGSACHVPGNPALRQGKPGFGVGFGYGIHFNTDLGQIRVDYAMNAFSRKTIYFGINSGGGS from the exons ATGGGAGCTCAGCAGAGCGTCAATGCGGGGAAAG CCAAGGTGGATGTGCACGTCGACCTCACCCACATGCTCTGCGAGGCGCTCCTGCTGCCGCCCATGAG GAACTCTGGCGCCACCTTCTCGCAAATCGTCGGAAG GATATCACTCAAACATCCAAGCCTATTTGGGAGGAGCGAGAAGTTAGATGTCATATTGGATAAGGGTATCAATGAATCCAATGCTGTCATTGCCTTTAGACGGCCAAGGCCTGAATGGTTATCACAACAGTCATTTGTCATTCAG CACACAATGACACCGGAAATAGCGGTGCATGGCTTTCCGGCTGACAACTTCACACGATCAGGGAGCAGAGGGATAAATCTTAGTCGATTGTCGCTTGGTGTTGAGCTTAATGAACCATCAACATCAAACTGGACATCCGGAACCAGTGTTAAATTCGAG CATATCCGGCCTGTTAATAACGAGGGACGCTCCATAGCCAGGGACCATGATGGCTTTCCTCTAACATGCAG TGGTAACCTCCATGATAACATGATTATCTTGAAGCAAGAGTCTGGTTATGCAGATGTTAATGATAATAGCTTCTTAAAA GTTAACCTCCAAATGGAACAAGGATTGCCACTTGTACCAAAATCTCTGACCTTCAACAGAGTAAAATGTGCAGTTTCGAAAGGCATGAAATTGGGGCCAACATTTTTGGTTACTAG CTTGACAGGTGGTTCCATTGTGGGGGACATGGCGCCATATCAAGCATTTGCAATAGGCGGACTTGGTAGCGTACGGGGTTATGGTGAGGGTGCAGTTGGTGCAGGAAGACTGTGCCTAATTGCTAACTGTGAATATACGGTTCCTTTG GCAAAGCATCTGGAGGGTTCTATTTTCATGGACTGCGGCAGTGACTTAGGATCTGCTTGTCATGTCCCTG GTAATCCAGCTCTTCGACAAGGAAAACCGGGATTTGGTGTTGGATTTGGATATGGAATCCACTTTAACACAGACCTTGGTCAAATCCGAGTCGACTATGCTATGAATGCCTTCAGTCGCAAGACGATCTACTTCGGTATCAACAGTGGTGGCGGTTCATAG
- the LOC4339279 gene encoding ubiquitin carboxyl-terminal hydrolase 25: MAPAVQPPPSPPPPRRPRSGPPPGLKNLGNTCYLNSVLQCLASTPPLATFCLSFRHSNLCKKVLPNKDKECVFCVVERQISRLLRTEAGALDSPAKIIRCLPLFAEHFRWGRQEDAHEFLRYIIDACHTAGLRIRKRLPASNANGDAGEEEVRVQGPYMVMKETFGGALLSQVKCLTCKGESNKTDEIMDISLDLPGSNSVADALARFFQPEILEGSNKYSCERCKKLTSARKQLFVLRAPKVLVIQLKRFEGINGGKINRNIEFKETLFLSDFMYNKNQDSLPVYNLFGSIVHSGFSPDSGHYYAYVKDAIGRWYCCNDSHISPSSSQDVLSEKVYILFYILSTKTQKPSTNGYSSSAAKSSNSNGNGISNATSNEPLKIPLVKQNGLCSSKGIAPPPLKNGKIAPGMHLKPIHLKNNGTGKVSSNGKASIIPGNKLEVSEGLTLPAVNGRDSGKYAEPGKMNANGSVSCNKTDVNSQRVLPNTNGNGNPIHFSDLQETIDAKATCAEQYSEKSSIASLEDSKNPVSCHEMSAVIVKDVVSSGKDSSSLKHHLEEGKFKEMLAESASSELHLSGWVDDVRNFMHTIKRRRLQNTGTPQDSDTMRKELISESGRIFRSKIPESLREHLIQALRSYYQDKFSLGG; the protein is encoded by the exons ATGGCGCCCGCCGttcagccgccgccgtccccgcccccgccgcggcggccccgCTCGGGCCCTCCACCGGGGCTGAAGAATCTCGGCAACACCTGCTACCTCAACAGCGTGCTACAGTGCCTCGCGTCGACCCCTCCCCTCGCTACCTTCTGCCTCTCCTTCCGGCACTCCAATCTGT GCAAGAAGGTGTTGCCGAACAAGGACAAGGAGTGTGTGTTCTGTGTGGTGGAACGGCAGATCTCGCGGCTGCTTCGGACCGAAGCAGGGGCGCTAGACTCGCCAGCGAAGATCATACGCTGCCTGCCGCTCTTTGCCGAGCATTTCCGGTGGGGCCGCCAAGAGGATGCGCACGAGTTCCTGCGCTATATTATAGACGCTTGTCACACCGCTGGTCTGCGCATACGCAAGCGGCTACCTGCGTCAAACGCCAATGGGGACgctggcgaggaggaggtccgggTGCAAGGGCCATATATGGTGATGAAGGAGACATTTGGCGGTGCGCTGCTCAGCCAAGTGAAGTGCCTCACCTGCAAGGGAGAGTCAAACAAGACCGACGAGATAATGGATATCAGCCTCGACCTGCCTGGAAGCAATTCTGTTGCTGATGCGCTTGCCCGTTTTTTTCAGCCTGAGATATTGGAGGGTTCAAACAAGTACAGCTGCGAAAG ATGCAAGAAGCTCACCTCAGCACGGAAGCAATTGTTTGTCCTTAGGGCACCTAAGGTGCTCGTCATACAACTCAAG AGATTTGAGGGAATAAATGGTGGGAAGATCAACAGGAACATAGAATTCAAAGAGACTCTCTTTCTTTCTGACTTCATGTATAATAAAAACCAG GATTCACTGCCAGTATATAATCTTTTTGGCAGTATTGTTCACTCAGGGTTCTCTCCAGATTCTGGTCACTACTATGCGTATGTTAAG GATGCTATTGGTCGCTGGTATTGTTGTAATGATTCCCATATCTCCCCCTCAAGCTCTCAGGATGTTCTATCTGAGAAGGTCTACATCCTATTCTATATTCTGAGTACCAAAACTCAAAAGCCTAGTACAAATGGTTACTCTTCTAGTGCAGCTAAATCTTCCAACAGCAATGGAAATGGCATATCAAATGCCACATCTAATGAGCCCCTGAAGATACCACTAGTAAAACAGAATGGACTATGTTCTAGTAAAGGTATTGCACCGCCACCCCTGAAGAATGGCAAGATTGCACCAGGTATGCACCTCAAGCCAATCCACTTGAAGAATAATGGAACGGGGAAAGTTTCTTCAAATGGCAAGGCAAGCATCATTCCGGGCAATAAGCTAGAAGTTAGTGAGGGTTTAACACTGCCAGCAGTGAATGGCCGTGACTCTGGAAAATATGCAGAACCCGGTAAAATGAATGCTAATGGTAGTGTTTCTTGCAATAAGACGGATGTTAATTCACAGAGAGTGTTGCCCAATACGAATGGAAATGGAAATCCAATTCACTTTTCTGATCTTCAAGAGACCATTGATGCTAAGGCTACATGTGCTGAGCAATATTCTGAAAAGTCATCTATTGCCAGTTTGGAGGATTCTAAAAATCCTGTTTCATGCCATGAAATGTCTGCAGTCATAGTAAAGGATGTGGTATCTTCGGGTAAGGACAGTTCTTCCTTGAAGCACCATCTTGAAGAAGGGAAGTTTAAGGAAAT GCTTGCTGAATCGGCATCTTCTGAGCTTCACTTGTCTGGTTGGGTGGATGATGTCCGTAATTTCATGCACACTATAAAGAGACGCCGTCTACAAAATACAGGCACGCCTCAAGATAGTGACACAATGAG AAAGGAGCTGATAAGCGAATCTGGAAGAATATTTAGGTCAAAAATTCCAGAATCGCTGAGGGAGCATCTCATTCAAGCCCTGCGGTCATATTACCAGGACAAATTTTCACTGGGAGGATAA
- the LOC4339280 gene encoding F-box protein At5g46170, translating to MAEDPAGSRRWRCDAGDEHGCWLSSSAGGGGDDHFDRLPDPLLLVIFNRIGDVKALGRCSLVSRRFHDLVPLVDSVLVRVDCVIPDDPASSSSSSSSPSAAPSSPTASARARTVFSQIARIVLGGIVKPIQALGQILSPANSASVLAASVTSSPSSSSSSSSSSPPLPGDVSHHSPSEVLRSFKELRRLRIELPAGELSMEEGVLLKWKADFGSTLGSCVILGASSAGKDGGAGAAPAVDCGESDETGSIPESFYTNGGLKLRVVWTISSLIAASARHYLLQPIIADHTTLESLDLTDADGQGVLTMDKWQLQELRVKPVSASGGSHRTLMPALSMRLWYAPHIELPGGLVLNGATLVAIKPTEEATRDTVGSGIAGSAGGCWVSDAFEEPYRTAVGMLLKRRTYSLEMNSF from the coding sequence atggccgaAGATCCGGCGGGGTCCCGCCGCTGGCGgtgcgacgccggcgacgagcacggCTGTtggctctcctcctccgccggcggcggcggcgacgaccactTCGACCGCCTCCCCGACCCGCTCCTGCTCGTCATCTTCAACCGCATCGGCGACGTCAAGGCGCTCGGCCGCTGCTCCCTCGTCTCCCGCCGCTTCCACGACCTCGTCCCCCTCGTCGACTCCGTGCTCGTCCGCGTCGACTGCGTCATCCCCGACGACcccgcgtcctcgtcgtcgtcgtcgtcctcgccgtccgccgcgccaTCCTCCCCTACGgcgtccgcgcgcgcgcgcaccgtCTTCTCCCAGATCGCGCGCATCGTGCTCGGCGGCATCGTCAAGCCCATCCAGGCGCTCGGCCAGATACTCTCCCCCGCCAACTCCGCCTCCGTCCTCGCAGCATCCGtcacctcctccccctcctcctcctcctcctcgtcctcctcttcgccgccgcttcccggtGACGTGTCGCACCACTCGCCATCGGAGGTGCTCCGCTCCTTCAAGGAGCTACGCCGCCTGCGGATCGAGctccccgccggcgagctcAGCATGGAAGAAGGCGTGCTGCTCAAGTGGAAGGCGGACTTCGGGTCCACGCTCGGCAGCTGCGTCATCCtcggcgcctcctccgccggcaaggacggcggcgcgggagcagCTCCCGCTGTTGACTGTGGCGAGTCCGACGAGACAGGGAGTATTCCGGAGTCGTTCTACACGAATGGGGGGCTGAAGCTGCGGGTGGTGTGGACAATCAGCTCGCTGATTGCTGCGTCTGCGCGGCATTACTTGCTGCAGCCGATCATTGCCGACCACACGACGCTGGAGAGCCTGGACCTGACAGACGCCGATGGGCAGGGAGTGCTCACCATGGACAAGTGGCAGCTGCAAGAACTGCGGGTGAAGCCGGTATCGGCATCTGGGGGCTCACACAGGACGCTGATGCCAGCGCTTAGCATGCGGCTGTGGTACGCGCCTCACATTGAGCTGCCCGGGGGTTTGGTGCTGAATGGAGCAACATTGGTAGCCATTAAACCAACCGAGGAGGCAACAAGGGACACGGTTGGGAGTGGGATTGCTGGGTCTGCAGGTGGATGCTGGGTTTCAGATGCCTTTGAGGAGCCGTATCGGACAGCCGTGGGGATGCTCCTGAAGCGGAGGACATATAGCCTTGAGATGAACTCGTTCTAA